One window of the Allorhizobium ampelinum S4 genome contains the following:
- a CDS encoding branched-chain amino acid ABC transporter substrate-binding protein — translation MKLHLLASAAFAALLAAAPAAHADITIGLMAPLTGPLAAIGAQIKNGTETAIADINAKGGIKGEKLVLKTADDAGEPKQGVSAANQLVGEGVRFVVGPVTSGVAVPASDVLAENGALMVTPTATAPSLTKRGLPTVLRTCGRDDQQADVAAKYVLAHFKDKKIAILNDKGQYGKGLADAFKAALNADGVKEVFNDSLTAGEKDFSALVTRLKSANVEVLYFGGYHPEAGLLVRQMKDAGLKAVVVAGDGLSNSEYTTVGGDAANGTLFTNAADALKNPDSKVAADVLTAKGIPAEAFTLNAYAAVQVIAAGIEKVGSAEDAEAVATAIKSGDAIPTAIGKLTYGETGDLTSQSFSMYKWEGGKTVAAE, via the coding sequence ATGAAACTTCATCTTTTGGCGAGCGCTGCCTTTGCCGCCCTTCTCGCCGCTGCCCCCGCAGCCCATGCCGATATTACCATCGGTCTGATGGCGCCGCTGACCGGACCGTTGGCGGCCATTGGCGCGCAGATCAAGAATGGCACGGAAACCGCGATTGCCGATATCAATGCCAAGGGTGGCATCAAGGGCGAAAAGCTGGTGCTGAAGACCGCTGACGATGCGGGCGAGCCGAAGCAAGGCGTGTCCGCTGCCAACCAGTTGGTTGGCGAAGGCGTGCGTTTCGTGGTCGGCCCGGTGACGTCAGGCGTCGCCGTTCCGGCCTCCGACGTGCTGGCGGAAAACGGCGCGCTGATGGTCACCCCGACCGCCACGGCCCCAAGCCTGACCAAGCGCGGGTTGCCAACCGTGCTGCGCACCTGCGGTCGTGACGACCAGCAGGCCGATGTGGCGGCCAAATATGTGCTGGCCCATTTCAAGGACAAGAAAATCGCCATCCTCAATGACAAGGGCCAGTATGGCAAGGGTCTGGCGGATGCCTTCAAAGCCGCGCTCAATGCCGATGGCGTCAAGGAAGTGTTCAACGATTCACTGACCGCAGGTGAAAAGGATTTCAGCGCGCTCGTCACCCGGTTAAAGTCGGCCAATGTCGAAGTACTGTATTTTGGCGGCTATCATCCAGAAGCAGGACTGCTGGTGCGCCAGATGAAGGATGCCGGGCTGAAAGCCGTGGTGGTGGCGGGTGATGGCCTCTCCAACAGCGAATATACCACTGTCGGCGGTGACGCTGCCAATGGCACGCTGTTCACCAATGCCGCCGACGCGCTGAAAAACCCGGATTCCAAGGTTGCCGCCGATGTGCTGACCGCCAAAGGTATCCCGGCGGAGGCCTTCACGCTCAACGCCTATGCCGCCGTGCAGGTCATTGCCGCTGGTATCGAAAAGGTCGGTAGCGCCGAAGATGCCGAAGCCGTCGCCACCGCGATCAAATCCGGCGACGCAATCCCCACCGCCATTGGCAAGCTGACCTATGGCGAAACCGGCGACCTCACCTCGCAGAGCTTCTCCATGTACAAATGGGAAGGTGGCAAGACCGTCGCGGCTGAGTAA
- a CDS encoding aldose 1-epimerase family protein, which yields MPTLTEIGNDQLTVQISSLGAEMQSLRTKDGQSLLWHGDAAYWGGRSPILFPIVGKAKDDTLLIDGKPYSMAQHGIARRREFTLLEAGADVCRHELTAGDETKAAYPFDFSLVLEHRLHGAALTVAATVSNRSDTPMPYGLGFHPAFLWPLPGAEGKPHTITLENGAEPPLLRLGGGLLAEEARPSPFHAGRLVLDKSQFEEDAMIFPEGAGTELTYRAEDAASLHFHFENLPNLALWQKPGAPFICIEPWHGMAARHGKSGELTERPYTVILAPGDSARHGFTVTVEA from the coding sequence ATGCCTACACTGACCGAGATCGGCAATGACCAGCTTACCGTGCAGATCTCCTCGCTTGGCGCGGAGATGCAGTCCCTTCGCACAAAAGACGGCCAATCGCTGCTCTGGCATGGCGATGCGGCCTATTGGGGCGGGCGTTCGCCCATTCTGTTTCCGATTGTTGGCAAGGCCAAGGACGATACGCTGCTGATCGATGGCAAACCATACTCCATGGCCCAGCATGGCATTGCCCGACGCCGCGAGTTTACGCTGCTGGAGGCCGGAGCCGATGTCTGTCGCCACGAACTGACCGCCGGTGATGAAACCAAAGCCGCTTATCCTTTCGATTTTTCGCTGGTGCTGGAACACCGGCTACATGGCGCGGCCCTGACGGTTGCCGCCACGGTCAGCAATCGTAGCGACACGCCCATGCCCTATGGCCTCGGTTTCCACCCGGCTTTTCTCTGGCCCTTGCCGGGGGCAGAGGGCAAGCCGCATACGATCACCCTGGAAAATGGCGCAGAACCGCCCCTGCTCCGGCTGGGCGGTGGCCTGCTGGCCGAGGAAGCCCGCCCTTCGCCTTTCCATGCCGGGCGGCTGGTGCTGGACAAGAGCCAGTTCGAGGAAGACGCGATGATCTTTCCCGAAGGTGCCGGAACGGAGTTGACCTATCGCGCCGAGGATGCGGCCAGCCTGCATTTCCACTTTGAAAACCTGCCCAATCTGGCGCTCTGGCAAAAGCCCGGCGCGCCCTTCATTTGCATCGAGCCATGGCACGGCATGGCCGCCCGCCATGGCAAAAGTGGCGAACTGACGGAGCGGCCCTATACCGTCATACTCGCCCCCGGCGACAGCGCCCGCCACGGCTTTACCGTGACCGTCGAGGCGTGA
- a CDS encoding chloramphenicol phosphotransferase CPT family protein: MRLDTEREIGSAGQILILNGAPRSGKSSIAKVVLDSFPGLWVNLGVDAQMATISEQHRPGIGLRPGGEHPEKEAVVQQLYAALHETIAAHSRLGINVVVDVGYHQAYSRPLHILDDCARRLAGLPVLFIGVHCALTTIMARRAASPSNGTINYLQGSADDPVPEPVQRWQMAVHEHGPYDLDVDTTDKTPEDCAREILTLLAKDRPQPSFFERRLSLIQT; this comes from the coding sequence GTGAGGCTGGACACAGAGCGGGAGATCGGTTCGGCGGGACAGATCCTGATCCTGAACGGCGCACCGCGTTCCGGTAAGTCCAGCATTGCAAAGGTGGTGCTGGACAGTTTTCCGGGCCTCTGGGTCAATCTTGGCGTTGATGCACAGATGGCCACGATCAGCGAACAACACAGGCCCGGCATCGGCCTGCGGCCGGGGGGCGAGCACCCGGAAAAAGAAGCGGTCGTGCAGCAACTATATGCCGCCCTGCATGAAACGATTGCCGCCCATAGCCGGCTCGGGATCAATGTGGTGGTCGATGTGGGCTATCACCAGGCCTATTCGCGGCCTCTGCATATCCTGGATGATTGTGCGCGGCGGCTGGCTGGCCTGCCGGTGCTGTTCATTGGTGTGCATTGCGCGCTCACGACAATCATGGCCCGCCGGGCCGCGTCCCCCTCGAATGGCACAATAAATTATTTGCAAGGCTCAGCGGACGATCCAGTGCCGGAACCCGTACAACGCTGGCAAATGGCTGTGCATGAGCACGGCCCCTATGATCTGGACGTCGATACCACAGACAAGACGCCTGAAGATTGTGCTAGAGAGATTCTGACATTGCTGGCTAAGGATCGCCCACAGCCCAGCTTTTTCGAGCGGCGTTTGTCGCTCATCCAGACCTGA
- the ade gene encoding adenine deaminase: MSPLERRIDQGVGRETADIVLKGGRFFDLVTGDLVESDIAICGDTIVGTCGTYQGREEIDISGKIVVPGFIDTHLHIESSLVTPHEFDRCVLPYGVTTVICDPHEIANVLGTEGIEFFLESALETIMDIRVQLSSCVPATHLETSGADLPIERLLPFRDHPKVIGLAEFMNFPGVIHKDPICMAKLEAFQGGHIDGHAPLLRGNDLNGYLSAGIRTEHECTTAEEALEKIRKGMHILVREGSVSKDLHALMPIITERLSPFLALCTDDRNPLDIAEQGHLDYMIRTAIAHGVEPLAIYRAASISAARAFGLRDRGLVAPGWRADLVVVDSLENCKAETVFASGRRVTDALFATRKPVAPVGLDSVKARIVKSADFAVPVSDGEVPVMGVLPGKIITEYRRYHLPASGNQTSVDLDRDIIKVAVIERHGKNGNHANGFVQGFGLKKGAIASTVGHDSHNICVVGVSEDDMTMAANRLSDIKGGFVVVEDGKVTGEIPLPVAGLMSLEPFESVRDTLHELRQAAYALGTTLQEPFLQVAFLPLPVIPHLKISDKGMVDVDKFMLIG; encoded by the coding sequence ATGAGCCCATTGGAACGCCGTATCGACCAGGGCGTCGGCCGCGAAACCGCTGATATCGTGCTGAAAGGCGGCCGGTTTTTCGATCTCGTCACCGGTGATCTGGTGGAAAGCGATATTGCCATCTGCGGCGATACCATTGTCGGCACCTGCGGAACCTACCAGGGCCGCGAGGAAATCGACATATCCGGCAAGATCGTCGTGCCGGGTTTTATCGACACGCATCTGCATATTGAAAGCTCGCTGGTCACGCCACATGAATTCGACCGCTGCGTGCTGCCTTACGGCGTCACCACAGTGATCTGCGATCCCCATGAAATTGCCAATGTGCTGGGCACCGAAGGCATCGAGTTCTTCCTGGAATCGGCGCTGGAAACCATCATGGATATCCGCGTGCAGCTGTCCTCCTGCGTGCCCGCGACCCATCTGGAAACCTCGGGCGCGGACCTGCCCATCGAGCGGCTTTTGCCATTCCGCGACCATCCGAAGGTGATCGGCCTTGCCGAATTCATGAATTTTCCCGGCGTGATCCATAAAGACCCGATCTGCATGGCCAAGCTGGAAGCCTTTCAGGGCGGCCATATCGATGGTCATGCGCCGCTGCTGCGCGGTAACGATTTGAACGGCTATCTCTCGGCGGGTATTCGCACCGAGCATGAATGCACCACGGCGGAAGAAGCCCTGGAGAAGATCCGCAAAGGCATGCATATTCTGGTGCGCGAAGGCTCGGTTTCCAAGGATTTGCACGCCCTGATGCCAATCATAACCGAGCGGCTGTCGCCCTTTCTGGCGCTCTGCACCGATGACCGCAACCCGCTGGATATCGCTGAACAAGGTCATCTGGATTATATGATCCGCACGGCCATTGCCCATGGTGTCGAGCCGCTGGCCATCTACCGTGCCGCCTCCATCTCAGCGGCCCGCGCCTTTGGCCTGCGGGATCGCGGCCTGGTCGCCCCCGGCTGGCGGGCCGATCTGGTGGTGGTGGACAGTCTGGAAAACTGCAAGGCCGAGACCGTTTTTGCGAGCGGTCGCCGCGTCACCGATGCGCTGTTTGCCACCCGCAAGCCGGTTGCCCCGGTTGGCCTCGACAGCGTCAAGGCCCGGATCGTCAAGTCAGCCGATTTCGCCGTGCCTGTCAGTGACGGCGAAGTGCCTGTCATGGGCGTGTTGCCGGGCAAGATTATCACCGAATATCGCCGCTACCACCTGCCCGCATCCGGCAACCAGACCAGCGTCGATCTCGACCGCGACATCATCAAGGTTGCCGTCATCGAGCGGCATGGCAAAAACGGCAACCACGCCAATGGCTTTGTACAGGGCTTCGGGCTGAAAAAGGGCGCCATCGCCTCCACCGTCGGCCATGACAGCCACAATATCTGCGTGGTCGGCGTCAGTGAGGATGACATGACCATGGCCGCCAACCGCCTCTCCGACATCAAGGGCGGCTTCGTGGTGGTGGAAGACGGCAAGGTGACAGGCGAAATCCCCCTGCCCGTCGCGGGCCTGATGAGCCTTGAGCCCTTCGAGAGCGTGCGCGACACTCTCCATGAACTGCGCCAGGCCGCTTACGCGCTCGGCACCACCTTGCAGGAGCCGTTTTTGCAGGTCGCCTTCCTGCCGCTGCCGGTCATTCCGCATTTGAAGATTTCCGACAAGGGCATGGTGGATGTCGATAAGTTTATGCTGATTGGGTGA
- a CDS encoding type II toxin-antitoxin system Phd/YefM family antitoxin, with amino-acid sequence MDTVFFSKARAELAGLLDKVNEDASAVEIVRRDKPSAVLMSKEEYESMVETLHLLSSPANASRLLKAKQAIEAGRFSPRHLPDLDDA; translated from the coding sequence ATGGACACTGTGTTTTTTTCCAAAGCCCGGGCCGAACTGGCCGGGCTGCTCGACAAGGTGAACGAGGATGCATCGGCTGTGGAGATCGTGCGCCGGGACAAGCCCTCTGCCGTGCTTATGAGCAAGGAAGAATATGAGAGCATGGTGGAAACTCTGCATCTCCTCTCCTCGCCCGCCAATGCCAGCCGTCTGCTGAAGGCGAAACAGGCTATAGAAGCAGGCCGCTTTTCCCCGCGCCACCTCCCTGATCTGGATGACGCCTGA
- a CDS encoding Txe/YoeB family addiction module toxin, which yields MLVAFTDEGWEDYCFWQETDPKTAQRINALLKDTKRHPFSGIGKPEPLKGQFKGFWSRRISQEHRLVYAVKGQDSDQVLIVAQCRYHY from the coding sequence ATGCTGGTCGCCTTTACAGATGAAGGCTGGGAAGATTACTGCTTCTGGCAGGAAACCGATCCCAAAACGGCGCAGCGGATCAATGCCCTGCTAAAGGACACCAAACGCCATCCCTTTTCCGGCATTGGCAAGCCAGAGCCACTGAAAGGCCAGTTCAAAGGCTTCTGGTCACGCCGCATCAGCCAGGAACACCGCCTGGTTTATGCGGTGAAAGGTCAGGATAGCGATCAAGTGCTGATCGTGGCGCAATGCCGCTATCATTATTGA
- a CDS encoding alpha-amylase family glycosyl hydrolase, with product MPTKTDRASKTAVKAGGDWWRGAVIYQVYPRSFQDTTGDGIGDIKGITQRLPYIASLGVDAIWLSPFFTSPMADMGYDVSDYCDVDPMFGTLADFDAMMTKAHDLGLKVIIDQVISHTSDQHPWFIESRSSRNNPKADWYVWANAKPDGTAPSNWLSVFGGPAWEWDGVRKQYYMHNFLGSQPDLNFHNPQVQQAVLDATRFWLERGVDGFRLDTVNYYFHDKELRNNPPHAPDSGDAGLDAPDVNPYGMQEHLHDKTQPENIGFLQKLRALLDEYPDRATVGEVGDGARSLKTVAAYTSGGDKLHMCYTFDLLGPHFTPSHIRDCVTSFQSMVKDGWVCWAFSNHDVMRHVSRFAQGPEEMPQVAKLAISILASLRGSICLYQGEELGLPEADIAFEDLRDPYGIRFWPSFKGRDGCRTPMVWEKAKAQAGFTSGKPWLPVQPDQQALSVDAQDKDKSSVLNHYRSMLALRKAHPALRDGSMSFLDINEDVLAFLRGENSERLLFVFNMRRGPQEVRLPEHMTVKEIIALPDARSTFEKGVITLDALDGFCARV from the coding sequence ATGCCGACCAAAACTGATCGAGCCAGCAAAACCGCAGTGAAAGCAGGGGGTGATTGGTGGCGCGGCGCGGTTATTTATCAGGTCTATCCACGCTCGTTTCAGGACACGACAGGCGATGGCATCGGCGACATCAAGGGCATAACCCAGCGCTTGCCCTATATCGCCTCGCTGGGTGTCGATGCCATCTGGCTGTCGCCGTTCTTCACCTCGCCCATGGCAGACATGGGCTATGACGTCTCTGACTATTGCGATGTCGATCCGATGTTCGGCACACTTGCCGATTTCGACGCGATGATGACCAAGGCGCATGATCTCGGCCTGAAAGTGATTATCGACCAGGTAATTTCCCATACGTCCGACCAGCACCCCTGGTTCATTGAGAGCCGCTCCAGCCGCAACAATCCCAAAGCTGATTGGTATGTCTGGGCCAATGCCAAGCCGGATGGCACCGCACCGAGCAATTGGCTATCAGTGTTCGGCGGCCCGGCCTGGGAATGGGATGGGGTGCGCAAGCAATATTACATGCATAATTTCCTGGGCTCGCAGCCCGATTTGAATTTCCACAATCCGCAGGTGCAGCAGGCGGTGCTGGACGCCACCCGTTTCTGGCTGGAGCGCGGCGTGGATGGTTTCCGGCTGGATACCGTGAACTATTATTTTCATGACAAGGAATTGCGCAACAACCCGCCACATGCGCCAGACAGCGGCGATGCCGGGCTCGATGCGCCGGATGTCAATCCCTATGGTATGCAGGAGCATCTGCACGACAAAACCCAGCCGGAAAACATCGGCTTTCTGCAAAAGCTTCGGGCGCTGCTGGATGAATATCCAGACCGTGCTACGGTGGGCGAGGTCGGCGATGGCGCGCGTTCGTTGAAAACCGTGGCCGCCTATACCAGCGGCGGCGACAAGCTGCATATGTGCTACACATTCGATCTGCTGGGGCCACATTTCACGCCGTCTCATATTCGTGATTGTGTCACCTCCTTCCAGTCCATGGTCAAAGACGGCTGGGTGTGTTGGGCCTTTTCCAACCATGACGTGATGCGTCATGTGTCGCGCTTTGCCCAGGGGCCGGAAGAGATGCCGCAGGTGGCTAAGCTGGCGATCAGTATTCTCGCCAGCCTGCGCGGCTCGATCTGCCTTTATCAGGGCGAGGAACTCGGCCTGCCGGAGGCGGATATCGCCTTTGAAGACCTGCGCGATCCCTATGGCATCCGTTTCTGGCCGTCTTTCAAGGGCCGCGACGGATGCCGCACGCCGATGGTCTGGGAAAAAGCCAAGGCTCAGGCCGGTTTTACCAGTGGCAAACCATGGCTGCCGGTTCAGCCGGACCAGCAGGCTCTGTCGGTGGACGCCCAGGACAAGGACAAAAGCTCGGTGCTCAACCATTACCGCAGCATGCTTGCCTTGCGCAAAGCCCATCCGGCCCTGCGCGATGGGTCAATGTCCTTCCTAGATATCAACGAGGATGTGCTGGCCTTTTTGCGCGGGGAGAACAGCGAAAGATTGCTGTTCGTCTTCAACATGCGGCGCGGACCGCAGGAGGTTCGCCTGCCGGAGCACATGACGGTTAAGGAGATCATCGCTTTGCCAGATGCCCGCAGTACGTTCGAAAAGGGCGTGATTACGCTCGATGCGCTGGACGGTTTTTGCGCGCGGGTGTGA